One Saccharomyces kudriavzevii IFO 1802 strain IFO1802 genome assembly, chromosome: 4 genomic region harbors:
- the PTC1 gene encoding type 2C protein phosphatase PTC1 (similar to Saccharomyces cerevisiae PTC1 (YDL006W); ancestral locus Anc_3.215), which produces MNNHSETLEEQEMPYDITYRVGVAENKNSKFRRTMEDVHTYVKNFASRLDWGYFAVFDGHAGIQASKWCGKHLHTIIEQNILADEARDVRDVLNDSFLTIDKEINTKILGNSGCTAAVCVLRWELPDAVSDDSMDLAQHQRKLYTANVGDSRIVLFRNGNSIRLTYDHKASDSLEMQRVEQAGGLIMKSRVNGMLAVTRSLGDKFFDTLVVGSPFTTSVEITSRDKFLILACDGLWDVIDDQDACELIKDINEPNEAAKVLVRYALENGTTDNVTVMVVFL; this is translated from the coding sequence ATGAACAATCACTCGGAAACTCTAGAAGAACAGGAAATGCCATATGACATAACCTATAGAGTTGGTGTAGcggaaaataaaaactcGAAGTTTCGTAGGACAATGGAAGATGTTCATACGTACGTTAAAAATTTTGCATCAAGATTAGATTGGGGTTACTTTGCGGTATTTGACGGGCATGCTGGGATTCAGGCCTCGAAATGGTGTGGTAAGCATCTTCATACAATTATAGAACAGAACATTTTAGCTGATGAAGCACGAGACGTCAGAGATGTATTGAATGATTCATTCCTTACCATTGACAAAGAAATTAATACCAAGATTCTAGGAAACAGTGGATGCACCGCTGCTGTTTGTGTACTACGGTGGGAGCTGCCAGATGCAGTTTCTGATGACTCAATGGATTTAGCCCAgcatcaaagaaagttATACACAGCAAACGTAGGTGATTCTCGAATAGTATTGTTCAGGAATGGAAACAGCATAAGATTGACGTATGATCACAAGGCTTCTGACTCCTTGGAAATGCAAAGAGTTGAGCAAGCAGGCGGgttgataatgaaaagtCGTGTAAATGGTATGCTAGCAGTAACGAGATCGTTAGGCGATAAGTTTTTTGACACTTTAGTAGTGGGAAGCCCATTCACGACAAGTGTGGAAATCACCTCTAGGGATAAATTTCTAATATTGGCATGCGATGGACTATGGGATGTTATTGATGATCAGGATGCATGTGAACTAATCAAGGACATTAATGAACCTAATGAAGCTGCGAAAGTCCTGGTTAGATATGCTTTAGAAAATGGCACAACCGATAATGTGACAGTAATGGTTGTCTTTCTCTGA